One region of Pyramidobacter sp. YE332 genomic DNA includes:
- a CDS encoding DUF255 domain-containing protein produces the protein MSRRSANPWVRRMGEGSVEWKPWDAETLRRAASLDRPLCLCLTNNGSRWSHMMRANFEEPEIIRMLNNDFIPVLADSDDVPHLALAARAMAQIMLGHAGWPLFIFMTPGKKPIFACSYLPKQSEIPENPGLLEVLRRIKWLWLMKRPQIDEASASYGAQLEEALSPYTAPLQEGLEARAAEQLLAEMDLPNGGWGTAPKFPQAPKLLLCSYLGRKNEKLRAHFGRSLAALFREGLYDHLDAGFHDYCCDREWQIPYLGKHLAQNAAVLEVFIEALREAPSPIYRRVVEDSVALLRCTLSEENGLLCSGDDVRDMGAVDRYYLWSKDEIDGLLHEGSDAFCRVYGVTPEGNYSDPLTQKKTGGNVLRLSAMPESDEQALELWEKTESARRILRECRSRRKSPEKEARISVRANACFAAVLAQASDVLGRKEYQAQAEEIMKSLSTVAVSRNDLCHTLYDGLRDGEGGLEDYASFIWASLKVYRASGSASWLEAAEKWSARADELFGARGAMRLVREGTLEILPAWDAGDDFLPSGNGMMVNNLLELYRATADERWLMRARSIVDAFGGALNEYPAACASLTLGALRLKELLRRKAAHKSPVV, from the coding sequence ATGAGTCGGAGGAGCGCCAATCCTTGGGTGAGACGGATGGGAGAAGGATCCGTCGAGTGGAAACCGTGGGACGCTGAAACGCTCCGGCGTGCCGCGTCCCTGGACCGTCCGCTCTGCCTGTGCCTGACCAACAACGGCAGCCGCTGGAGCCACATGATGAGGGCCAATTTCGAAGAACCCGAGATCATCAGAATGCTCAACAACGACTTCATTCCCGTGCTGGCCGACAGCGACGACGTGCCTCATCTCGCGCTGGCCGCCCGCGCCATGGCGCAGATCATGCTCGGCCACGCCGGCTGGCCGCTGTTCATTTTCATGACTCCGGGGAAAAAACCGATCTTTGCCTGCTCGTATCTGCCCAAACAAAGCGAGATCCCCGAAAACCCGGGACTGCTCGAGGTCCTGCGGCGCATCAAGTGGCTGTGGCTGATGAAACGGCCGCAGATCGACGAAGCGTCCGCCAGTTACGGTGCCCAGCTCGAAGAAGCGCTTTCGCCGTATACGGCGCCGCTCCAAGAGGGGCTCGAGGCGAGGGCCGCCGAGCAGCTGCTCGCGGAAATGGACCTCCCAAACGGCGGCTGGGGGACGGCCCCGAAATTTCCCCAGGCCCCGAAACTGCTTTTGTGTTCCTACCTCGGGCGGAAAAACGAAAAGCTCCGCGCCCATTTTGGCCGCTCCCTGGCGGCGCTGTTCAGGGAAGGCCTGTACGATCATCTTGATGCCGGATTTCACGACTACTGTTGCGATCGGGAATGGCAGATCCCTTATCTGGGCAAGCATCTTGCCCAGAACGCGGCCGTCCTGGAAGTGTTTATCGAGGCCCTGAGGGAAGCTCCCAGTCCCATCTACCGCAGAGTCGTCGAGGACAGCGTCGCTCTGCTGAGGTGCACCTTGAGCGAAGAAAACGGGCTGCTGTGTTCCGGGGACGACGTCCGCGATATGGGCGCCGTCGATCGCTACTATTTGTGGAGCAAAGATGAAATCGACGGGCTTCTTCACGAAGGCTCGGACGCCTTCTGCCGCGTCTATGGGGTCACTCCCGAAGGGAATTACAGCGATCCGCTGACGCAGAAAAAGACCGGCGGAAATGTTTTGCGTCTCTCTGCCATGCCTGAAAGCGATGAACAGGCTCTCGAGCTTTGGGAAAAGACCGAGAGCGCGCGGAGGATCCTGAGGGAATGCCGTTCGCGCCGTAAGAGCCCGGAAAAGGAAGCGCGCATTTCGGTGAGGGCCAACGCCTGTTTTGCGGCCGTGCTTGCGCAGGCTTCCGACGTCTTGGGACGGAAAGAGTATCAGGCGCAGGCCGAGGAGATCATGAAGAGCCTGTCGACCGTGGCGGTTTCACGGAACGACCTGTGCCATACGCTTTACGACGGCCTTCGCGACGGCGAAGGCGGGCTGGAAGATTATGCGTCGTTTATATGGGCGAGCCTGAAGGTGTATCGTGCGTCGGGCTCCGCGTCATGGCTTGAGGCCGCCGAAAAGTGGAGCGCGCGGGCCGATGAACTTTTTGGGGCTCGCGGGGCAATGCGCCTTGTCCGGGAGGGGACTCTCGAGATCCTGCCGGCGTGGGATGCCGGCGACGATTTTTTGCCCTCGGGAAACGGCATGATGGTGAACAATCTGCTCGAACTTTATCGCGCCACCGCAGACGAACGATGGCTGATGCGCGCGCGGAGTATTGTCGATGCTTTTGGCGGAGCGCTCAACGAATATCCGGCGGCGTGCGCCTCGCTCACGCTGGGAGCTTTGAGGCTGAAGGAGCTGCTTCGGAGGAAAGCGGCTCATAAGAGTCCTGTTGTGTGA
- a CDS encoding HAD family hydrolase, with product MLRGIVFDFDLTLVDSAAGICANLNALAAEKKLRRLQLAEVRRTIGWALADAMRSFWGDGPIEEEWLPRYRSFFEERNYAGVVPFPETVPALEKLRSRGALLGIATNRLTPLGIVRAAGLDTLCPIIVGIEGFSPKPDPAIVLEALWRMGLKAAEGVYVGDTDIDMKTAVNAGVTSVGVTTGNHGASALKESGASHVIEDLSELPELWEEIR from the coding sequence TTGCTGCGGGGCATTGTATTTGATTTCGATCTGACGCTGGTGGACAGCGCCGCAGGGATTTGCGCAAACTTAAACGCTCTGGCCGCGGAGAAAAAGCTGCGGCGCCTGCAGCTTGCCGAAGTGCGCCGGACGATCGGCTGGGCGCTGGCCGACGCGATGCGGTCTTTTTGGGGAGACGGCCCCATAGAGGAGGAATGGCTGCCGCGCTACCGTTCGTTTTTTGAGGAACGAAATTACGCCGGCGTCGTGCCTTTTCCGGAGACGGTGCCGGCGCTCGAAAAGCTGCGCTCGCGCGGAGCGCTGCTGGGAATCGCCACAAACCGTCTGACCCCGTTGGGGATCGTGCGGGCGGCGGGGCTGGATACGCTCTGTCCGATCATTGTCGGGATCGAAGGATTCAGCCCCAAGCCCGATCCGGCAATCGTTCTGGAGGCGCTGTGGCGCATGGGGCTGAAAGCCGCTGAGGGCGTTTACGTCGGCGATACGGATATCGACATGAAAACGGCGGTCAATGCCGGAGTCACCAGCGTCGGCGTGACGACCGGCAATCATGGCGCATCAGCGCTGAAAGAAAGCGGCGCTTCGCATGTCATCGAGGATCTCAGCGAGCTGCCGGAGCTGTGGGAGGAGATACGATGA